Proteins from a single region of Lentimicrobium saccharophilum:
- a CDS encoding T9SS type A sorting domain-containing protein, with the protein MKLFSFTLRSLSFVLTLLPVLAFSQARVQVIHNSADAAASVVDVWLNDQLLIDDFAFRTASPFIDAPSGVDFDVVIQPSNSTDTTNALARFTYNLTDGETYVLVANGIVVPTGYNPATPFDIYVYPMGRESATSPTNTDLLVFHGSTDAPVVDVVEVGVGAGTIVDNLAYSDFDGYLELPTLDFSLQIRDESGTTTVAQFDAPLSTLGLDGAAAVVVASGFLNPSNNNNGPAFGLYVALPSGGNLVALPSVPISTARIQVIHNSADAAAAEVDVWLNDQLLIDNFAFRTASPFIDAPAGVDFDVVIQPASSTDTTNALARFTYNLTGGSKYILVANGIVVPAGYNPATPFDIYVYDMGREAATSPVNSDVLVFHGSTDAPVVDVVETGAGAGTIVDNLAYGDFAGYLELPTDDYVLDIRDETGTVTVARYSAPLATLGLEGAAMAVVASGFLDPSVNNNGDAFGLFVALPSGGALVELPVYNPTARVQVIHNSADAAAAEVDVWLNDQLLIDNFAFRTASPFIDAPAEVDFDVVIQPANSTDTTNALARFTYNLTNGETYVLVANGIVVPTGYNPATPFDIYVYPMGRESATSPTNTDLLVFHGSTDAPVVDVVEVGVGAGTIVDNLAYSDFDGYLELPTLDFSLQIRDESGTTTVAQFDAPLSTLGLDGAAAVVVASGFLNPSNNNNGPAFGLYVALPSGGDLVALPSAPISTARIQVIHNSSDTAAAEVDVWLNDQLLIDNFAFRTASPFIDAPAGVDFDVVIQPASSTDTTNALARFTYNLTGGSKYVLVANGIVVPAGYNPATPFNIYVYDMGREAATSPVNSDVLVFHGSTDAPVADVVETGAGAGTIVDNLAYGDFAGYLELPTDDYVLDIRDETGTVTVARYSAPLATLGLEGAAMAVVASGFLDPSVNNNGAAFGLFVALPSGGALVELPVYVPTARVQVIHNSADAAAAEVDVWLNDQLLIDNFAFRTASPFIDAPAEVDFDVVIQPANSTDTTNALARFTYNLVDGETYVLVANGIVVPTGYNPATPFDIYVYGMGREAATSPSNADVLVFHGSTDAPVVDVVETGVGAGTIVDNLAYGDFAGYLELPADDYVLDIRDETGTVTVARYAAPLATLGLEGAAMAVVASGFLDPSVNNDGAAFGLFVALPAGGALVELPVYVPTARVQVIHNSADAAAAEVDVWLNDQLLIDNFAFRTASPFIDAPAEVDFDVVIQPANSTDTTNALARFTYNLVDGETYVLVANGIVVPTGYNPATPFDIYVYGMGREAATSSSNTDVLVFHGSTDAPVVDIVEVGAGAGTLVDDIAYGEYAGYLELPTADYSLQVRDASGTSVVAEYLAPLETLGLNGAAAVALASGFLNPAVNNDGPAFGIYVALPSGGELVALPATDISTARLQVIHNSADAAAAEVDVWLNDQLLIDNFAFRTATPFIDAPAGVDFDVVIQPANSTDTTNALARFTYNLTGGEKYILVANGIVAPGGYNPATPFDLYAFGSAREMATDPMNTDMMAFHGSTDAPVVDIVETWVGAGTIIDNLAYGNFAGYLELQTLDYIIDVRDETGTAVVATYLAPLASLSLGGQAISVIASGFLNPAANNDGPAFGLYVALASGGALIALPEYVAPTARVQVIHNSADAAAAEVDVWLNDQLLLDNFAFMTASPFIDAPAGVDFDIVIQPANSTDTTNALARFTYNLEENGTYILVANGIVSSSGYTPVQPFNIYVYDNARETATSGSNTDVLVFHGSTDAPVVDVVEVYAGAGTIVDNLAYGSFAGYLELPTANYQLEVRDETGTTTVAVFNAPLASLNLDGQAISLLASGFLDPSNNSNGAAFGLYTVLASGGDFVALGNTTGINENSLAQNLNAFPNPASYMVNLSFELKNSTQVSYEIYNTSGRMMMNTNLGTLNSGIHLNRIDTSVLPSGFYLVKINAGNTISTIKIQVSN; encoded by the coding sequence ATGAAACTATTCAGCTTTACACTCCGTTCCTTATCGTTCGTGTTGACGCTGTTACCGGTGTTGGCCTTCAGTCAGGCCAGGGTGCAGGTAATTCACAACTCGGCCGATGCGGCAGCAAGCGTAGTCGATGTCTGGTTGAATGACCAGTTGCTCATCGACGATTTCGCCTTCCGCACAGCTTCACCATTTATTGACGCCCCCTCCGGCGTTGATTTTGACGTGGTGATTCAGCCTTCAAATTCTACCGACACAACGAATGCCCTGGCGAGATTCACTTACAATCTTACTGATGGGGAAACTTATGTCCTCGTTGCCAATGGCATCGTAGTTCCTACCGGTTACAATCCGGCTACCCCTTTTGATATTTATGTTTACCCTATGGGCAGGGAATCTGCCACATCACCCACCAACACAGACCTTCTGGTTTTCCATGGGTCCACCGACGCACCCGTGGTTGATGTTGTGGAAGTAGGCGTCGGAGCGGGAACCATCGTTGACAATCTTGCTTACAGTGATTTCGACGGATATCTCGAACTCCCCACCCTTGATTTCAGCCTTCAGATCCGCGATGAATCAGGCACCACAACCGTTGCCCAGTTTGACGCTCCTTTATCCACTTTAGGTCTTGACGGTGCCGCTGCAGTGGTAGTTGCATCCGGATTCCTGAATCCATCCAACAATAATAATGGCCCTGCCTTTGGCCTGTATGTTGCCTTGCCTTCAGGAGGCAACCTTGTCGCGTTGCCTTCTGTTCCGATCTCAACCGCACGTATACAGGTGATTCACAATTCAGCCGATGCCGCTGCAGCCGAAGTTGACGTATGGCTCAACGATCAGCTGCTGATCGATAATTTTGCTTTCCGCACTGCTTCTCCTTTTATTGATGCACCCGCCGGAGTTGATTTTGACGTGGTAATCCAGCCGGCCAGTTCTACCGACACCACCAATGCCCTCGCACGGTTCACCTATAACCTCACCGGAGGCTCTAAATATATTTTGGTAGCCAATGGAATAGTCGTTCCTGCCGGTTACAACCCTGCAACTCCTTTTGATATTTATGTCTATGACATGGGCCGTGAAGCTGCAACTTCGCCCGTAAACTCAGATGTACTTGTATTCCATGGATCTACCGATGCCCCTGTGGTGGACGTAGTTGAAACCGGTGCAGGCGCAGGAACGATTGTAGATAATCTTGCTTACGGAGACTTTGCCGGATACCTTGAGCTTCCGACGGATGATTACGTACTGGATATCCGCGATGAGACCGGCACCGTTACAGTAGCCAGATATTCGGCTCCTCTTGCAACCCTCGGACTGGAAGGCGCCGCCATGGCAGTGGTCGCTTCAGGCTTCCTCGATCCTTCAGTCAATAACAACGGCGATGCATTCGGTCTTTTCGTTGCACTGCCCTCGGGAGGCGCGCTGGTTGAACTGCCGGTTTATAACCCCACCGCCCGCGTACAGGTAATCCACAATTCAGCCGATGCCGCAGCTGCCGAAGTTGATGTATGGCTCAACGACCAGCTGCTGATTGATAACTTTGCATTCCGCACTGCCTCTCCCTTTATAGATGCACCCGCCGAAGTTGATTTTGATGTGGTAATCCAGCCGGCCAATTCTACCGATACCACCAATGCCCTGGCAAGGTTCACTTACAACCTTACCAATGGCGAAACCTATGTACTTGTCGCCAATGGCATCGTAGTTCCTACCGGATATAATCCGGCTACCCCTTTTGATATTTATGTTTACCCAATGGGCAGGGAATCTGCCACATCACCCACCAACACAGACCTTCTGGTTTTCCATGGGTCCACCGACGCACCCGTGGTTGATGTTGTGGAAGTAGGAGTCGGAGCAGGAACCATCGTTGACAATCTTGCTTACAGTGATTTCGACGGATATCTCGAACTCCCCACCCTCGATTTCAGCCTTCAGATCCGCGATGAATCAGGCACCACAACCGTTGCCCAGTTTGACGCTCCTTTATCCACTTTAGGTCTTGACGGGGCTGCTGCTGTGGTAGTTGCTTCCGGATTCCTGAATCCATCCAACAATAATAATGGCCCTGCCTTTGGCCTGTATGTTGCCTTGCCTTCAGGAGGCGACCTTGTCGCGCTGCCTTCAGCTCCGATCTCAACCGCACGGATACAGGTGATTCACAATTCATCCGACACCGCTGCAGCCGAAGTTGACGTATGGCTCAACGATCAGCTGCTGATCGATAATTTTGCTTTCCGCACTGCCTCTCCCTTTATTGATGCACCCGCCGGAGTTGATTTTGACGTGGTAATCCAGCCTGCCAGTTCTACCGATACTACCAACGCCCTGGCACGGTTCACCTATAACCTTACCGGAGGCTCGAAATATGTCTTGGTAGCCAATGGAATAGTCGTTCCTGCCGGTTACAACCCTGCAACTCCTTTTAATATCTACGTCTATGACATGGGCCGTGAAGCTGCAACTTCTCCCGTAAACTCAGATGTACTTGTATTCCATGGATCTACCGATGCCCCTGTGGCGGACGTAGTTGAAACCGGTGCAGGCGCAGGAACGATTGTAGATAATCTTGCTTACGGAGACTTTGCCGGATACCTTGAACTTCCGACGGATGATTACGTACTGGATATCCGCGATGAGACCGGCACCGTTACAGTAGCCAGATATTCGGCTCCTCTTGCAACCCTTGGACTGGAAGGCGCCGCCATGGCAGTGGTCGCTTCAGGCTTCCTCGATCCTTCAGTCAATAACAACGGCGCTGCATTCGGTCTTTTCGTTGCACTGCCCTCGGGAGGCGCGCTGGTTGAACTGCCGGTTTATGTCCCCACCGCCCGCGTTCAGGTAATCCACAATTCAGCCGATGCCGCTGCTGCCGAAGTTGATGTATGGCTCAATGATCAGCTGCTGATTGATAACTTTGCATTCCGCACGGCATCTCCTTTCATTGATGCACCTGCTGAAGTTGATTTTGATGTGGTTATCCAGCCGGCCAATTCCACCGATACCACCAATGCCCTGGCCCGGTTTACCTATAACCTTGTCGATGGCGAAACTTATGTACTTGTTGCCAATGGCATCGTGGTTCCCACGGGTTACAACCCTGCAACGCCCTTTGATATCTATGTCTATGGCATGGGTCGTGAAGCCGCAACTTCGCCCTCAAACGCTGACGTACTTGTTTTCCACGGATCAACTGACGCCCCTGTAGTGGATGTTGTTGAAACCGGTGTAGGTGCAGGAACGATTGTAGATAATCTTGCTTACGGTGACTTTGCCGGATACCTCGAACTTCCTGCCGATGATTACGTGCTTGACATCCGCGATGAAACCGGCACTGTTACAGTAGCCAGGTATGCTGCCCCCCTTGCAACCCTTGGACTGGAAGGCGCCGCCATGGCAGTGGTCGCTTCAGGCTTCCTCGATCCTTCAGTCAATAACGACGGCGCTGCATTCGGTCTTTTCGTTGCACTGCCCGCAGGAGGCGCGCTGGTTGAACTGCCGGTTTATGTCCCCACCGCCCGCGTTCAGGTAATCCACAATTCAGCCGATGCCGCTGCTGCCGAAGTTGATGTATGGCTCAACGACCAGCTGCTGATTGATAACTTTGCATTCCGCACGGCATCTCCTTTTATTGATGCACCTGCTGAAGTTGATTTTGATGTGGTTATCCAGCCGGCCAATTCCACCGATACCACCAATGCCCTGGCGCGGTTTACCTATAACCTTGTCGATGGCGAAACTTATGTACTTGTTGCCAATGGCATCGTGGTTCCCACGGGTTATAACCCTGCAACGCCCTTTGATATCTATGTCTATGGCATGGGTCGTGAAGCCGCAACTTCCTCATCCAACACCGATGTACTTGTATTCCATGGTTCTACCGATGCCCCTGTGGTTGATATAGTTGAGGTTGGCGCAGGTGCCGGCACACTGGTTGACGACATCGCCTATGGTGAATACGCCGGTTATCTGGAACTGCCAACAGCTGATTACAGCCTTCAGGTTCGCGATGCAAGCGGCACAAGTGTAGTAGCAGAATACCTTGCACCGCTGGAGACCCTTGGCTTAAACGGGGCTGCTGCTGTGGCTCTTGCCTCAGGTTTCCTGAACCCCGCTGTAAATAATGACGGCCCGGCATTTGGAATATATGTTGCACTGCCTTCAGGCGGCGAACTTGTTGCACTTCCTGCTACTGACATCTCTACTGCTAGACTTCAGGTCATTCACAATTCAGCCGATGCCGCTGCTGCCGAGGTTGACGTATGGCTCAACGACCAGCTGCTGATAGATAACTTCGCTTTCCGGACTGCAACCCCGTTTATTGATGCACCCGCCGGCGTTGACTTTGATGTGGTAATTCAGCCTGCAAACTCAACCGATACGACCAATGCGCTCGCCAGATTCACCTACAACCTTACCGGTGGCGAAAAATACATTCTCGTTGCCAACGGCATCGTTGCGCCCGGCGGCTACAATCCTGCTACCCCGTTTGATCTTTACGCGTTTGGCAGTGCCCGGGAAATGGCTACTGATCCGATGAATACCGACATGATGGCTTTCCATGGCTCCACAGATGCACCCGTTGTTGATATCGTAGAAACATGGGTTGGCGCCGGAACCATCATTGACAACCTTGCTTACGGCAATTTCGCAGGATACCTTGAGCTTCAGACACTTGATTACATTATCGATGTTCGCGACGAAACAGGTACTGCTGTTGTTGCAACATATCTTGCCCCACTGGCCTCACTGAGTCTCGGCGGACAGGCAATTTCGGTAATTGCCAGTGGATTCCTGAATCCTGCCGCTAATAACGACGGCCCGGCATTTGGTCTCTATGTTGCCCTGGCCTCTGGCGGCGCCCTGATTGCCCTGCCCGAATACGTAGCTCCTACCGCGCGGGTGCAGGTAATTCACAATTCGGCTGACGCTGCTGCTGCCGAAGTTGACGTATGGCTCAACGATCAGTTATTACTCGACAACTTTGCCTTCATGACCGCATCGCCATTTATTGATGCCCCCGCAGGAGTTGATTTTGATATCGTGATTCAGCCGGCCAATTCAACCGACACGACCAACGCGCTTGCCAGGTTTACTTATAACCTTGAGGAAAACGGGACATACATCCTTGTAGCCAATGGTATTGTCAGCAGTTCGGGATACACCCCGGTTCAGCCCTTCAATATCTACGTTTATGACAACGCCCGTGAAACAGCAACCTCTGGTTCTAATACTGATGTACTGGTATTTCACGGTTCAACGGACGCTCCGGTTGTGGATGTTGTAGAGGTTTATGCCGGTGCAGGAACCATTGTAGACAATCTTGCCTATGGCAGCTTCGCCGGATATCTTGAACTTCCTACTGCTAATTACCAGCTCGAAGTTCGTGATGAAACCGGAACTACAACCGTTGCTGTATTCAATGCACCGCTGGCTTCACTCAATCTGGATGGCCAGGCTATCAGTCTGCTTGCCTCCGGCTTCCTGGATCCGTCCAACAACAGCAACGGCGCGGCATTCGGACTTTATACAGTGCTTGCTTCAGGTGGAGATTTCGTAGCCCTGGGCAATACCACAGGAATCAATGAGAATAGTCTTGCACAAAACCTCAATGCATTCCCGAATCCGGCTTCATACATGGTAAATCTTTCATTCGAACTGAAGAACAGTACTCAGGTCAGCTATGAAATTTATAACACCAGCGGCCGGATGATGATGAATACCAATCTGGGCACATTGAACTCCGGAATTCACCTGAACAGAATCGATACTTCTGTCCTTCCTTCAGGATTTTACCTTGTAAAAATCAATGCAGGAAACACCATCTCAACAATAAAGATTCAGGTTTCCAATTAA
- a CDS encoding PKD domain-containing protein yields MKNFYVFVLAAVLACFQSQAQTFRKISGKPAAINSTLQQLPAVRSTEVLNSLNDGFESYDDFSLDFAPWTLTDVDGAETWGIEGVEFTNQYAPMSFIIFNPSATDPPMTSAAILPHEGSKFAACFASNGATNNDWLISPPLSAGTNTSVSFWVKSYTAQYGLERYKVAVSTTGTDPADFTYISGSNYLTAPATAWEQKTFDLNAYNGQTIYVGIHCVSDDAFIFMVDDFSFTTTTSSTSTLTGLVTDAFDGTPIPGATVTIAGLSTTTDQDGNYTINNVPAGTLNAAFTSNVTQGAAPLAVNFFDQSSEGSNTVTCAKEGYITYVNNNVIIPQGETLNLNISLTQTLLAGNMRFVLNWGATPEDLDSHLNTPSIEGQPYHIFYSDQGNATSAPYAALDHDVTEGYGPETMTIYQMFDGTYQYYIHNYSEEPAITTSQAVLQIYNQSGLIQTMQIPTVGNGLYWYVCDINGSNGQLTIKNIIQETPPGNFRYELPEKTSGNIAQNSRSITSWNWNFGDGASSTQQNPSHTYTAAGTYTVSLTIGDGTNSDTETKTGYITVTGGSSGNGTLTGLVTDAVNGNPVEGALVSVAGKSATTDANGNYTITNIPAGALVANFSASQTSGTAPLTVVFSDQSTENANTVTCSKSGYITYSNNQVVIPDGGSLELNISLSPELAAGNMRFVLNWGATPEDLDSHLNTPSIEGNIYHIYYSDEGNATAAPYALLDYDITTGFGPETMTIYKMFSGTYQYYIHNYSEEPSITTSQAVVQIYDQTGLLYTLQVPTGGTGLYWYVCDVNGATGNIIIRNVIQQNPPSGSRELWPAKDAAPVVPAERNITSWLWDFGDGGTSTQQNPSHTFNVNGSYTISLTVSTGTAQATEVKAAYIQVGPQGIGENGLSDRITAFPVPAESTMQLDSPELIKTVIVTDLTGKELNHIIVNDRRAVINTSQLNSGTYLLIIETGIGKATKKFNVK; encoded by the coding sequence ATGAAAAATTTCTATGTCTTTGTTTTGGCCGCCGTTTTGGCCTGTTTTCAAAGTCAGGCACAAACTTTCAGAAAAATTTCCGGCAAACCGGCTGCAATCAATTCAACGCTGCAACAACTACCCGCTGTCCGAAGCACGGAAGTATTGAATAGCCTTAATGACGGCTTTGAATCATACGATGATTTCAGCCTTGATTTTGCTCCATGGACCCTTACAGATGTTGATGGAGCAGAAACATGGGGCATCGAGGGCGTCGAGTTTACCAATCAGTATGCACCGATGTCGTTTATTATATTCAATCCTTCTGCAACTGATCCTCCTATGACATCGGCGGCCATACTTCCTCACGAAGGATCAAAATTTGCTGCTTGTTTTGCTTCAAACGGAGCTACCAACAACGATTGGCTGATATCTCCTCCCCTGTCGGCAGGAACCAATACCTCCGTTTCTTTCTGGGTAAAATCATACACCGCGCAATACGGTCTCGAGCGATATAAGGTAGCCGTATCCACCACCGGAACCGACCCGGCTGATTTCACTTACATCTCGGGATCCAATTACCTGACAGCGCCCGCCACAGCCTGGGAACAGAAAACCTTCGATCTGAATGCATACAATGGTCAGACCATCTATGTCGGAATCCATTGTGTTTCTGATGACGCTTTTATCTTTATGGTTGATGATTTTTCATTTACAACCACTACTTCATCAACCTCCACACTTACAGGCCTGGTTACCGATGCTTTTGACGGCACCCCCATTCCCGGAGCCACGGTGACCATTGCCGGCCTCAGCACTACTACCGACCAGGACGGGAATTATACAATCAACAATGTCCCCGCCGGTACACTCAATGCAGCATTTACATCCAATGTTACCCAGGGCGCAGCGCCACTGGCCGTTAACTTCTTCGATCAGTCTTCCGAAGGCTCCAATACCGTTACCTGTGCCAAAGAGGGTTACATCACTTATGTAAACAATAATGTGATAATTCCCCAGGGTGAAACTTTGAATCTGAACATTTCTCTGACACAAACCCTGCTTGCCGGCAACATGCGTTTTGTCCTGAACTGGGGTGCAACGCCCGAAGACCTTGACTCACATCTGAACACGCCTTCCATCGAAGGCCAGCCCTATCATATCTTTTACAGCGATCAGGGCAATGCAACATCCGCGCCCTATGCTGCGCTCGATCATGACGTTACCGAAGGTTACGGTCCCGAAACCATGACCATTTACCAGATGTTTGACGGAACTTATCAGTATTACATTCACAATTATTCAGAAGAGCCTGCCATAACAACTTCCCAGGCAGTTCTTCAGATATATAACCAGAGCGGCCTTATACAAACCATGCAGATTCCCACGGTTGGCAACGGCCTTTACTGGTATGTATGCGACATCAACGGTTCAAACGGACAACTCACCATTAAAAATATCATTCAGGAAACCCCTCCGGGGAATTTCCGTTATGAACTTCCGGAAAAAACATCCGGTAACATCGCGCAAAACAGCAGAAGTATCACTTCATGGAACTGGAATTTCGGTGACGGAGCAAGCAGCACACAGCAAAATCCATCCCACACCTATACGGCAGCAGGAACTTATACGGTCAGCCTGACCATTGGAGATGGTACAAATTCCGATACAGAAACAAAAACCGGATACATAACCGTAACGGGAGGTAGCAGCGGCAACGGAACCCTCACCGGATTGGTCACAGATGCCGTAAATGGAAACCCTGTTGAAGGAGCCCTGGTGAGCGTAGCCGGAAAATCTGCCACCACCGATGCAAACGGCAACTATACCATCACCAACATCCCTGCGGGGGCGCTCGTAGCAAATTTCTCAGCCAGTCAAACATCCGGTACAGCCCCCCTGACGGTTGTATTTTCAGACCAGTCAACCGAAAACGCAAACACAGTAACTTGTTCCAAGTCAGGATATATTACTTATTCCAACAATCAGGTAGTAATTCCCGACGGCGGGTCACTGGAACTGAACATCTCTCTTTCACCCGAACTTGCAGCCGGCAATATGCGTTTTGTGCTCAACTGGGGCGCCACTCCCGAAGACCTCGATTCGCACCTGAACACCCCTAGCATTGAAGGGAATATTTATCACATCTATTATAGTGATGAAGGAAATGCAACAGCCGCCCCCTATGCTTTGCTCGATTATGACATTACAACCGGATTCGGGCCTGAGACCATGACCATTTACAAAATGTTCAGCGGCACCTATCAGTATTATATCCACAACTATTCGGAAGAGCCTTCAATTACCACATCACAGGCAGTAGTGCAGATATACGATCAGACCGGTTTACTTTACACCCTTCAGGTTCCTACCGGTGGAACAGGTTTGTACTGGTATGTTTGTGATGTTAACGGTGCAACCGGTAATATCATCATCCGCAATGTGATTCAGCAGAATCCGCCATCCGGATCAAGAGAACTATGGCCGGCTAAAGATGCCGCACCGGTGGTACCGGCTGAAAGGAATATCACTTCCTGGCTCTGGGATTTTGGTGACGGCGGAACCTCAACCCAGCAAAATCCATCGCATACCTTTAATGTAAATGGTTCTTATACGATTTCCCTTACCGTAAGCACCGGAACTGCCCAGGCTACTGAAGTTAAGGCCGCCTATATTCAGGTAGGCCCCCAGGGAATCGGCGAAAACGGTCTTTCTGACAGAATAACCGCATTCCCCGTTCCTGCTGAAAGCACCATGCAGCTTGACTCCCCGGAGCTGATCAAAACAGTAATTGTTACAGACCTCACCGGCAAAGAGCTGAACCACATCATTGTCAACGACAGGAGAGCGGTCATCAATACCAGTCAGCTTAACAGCGGAACCTACCTGCTGATAATTGAGACCGGCATTGGGAAGGCAACCAAGAAGTTCAACGTAAAATAG
- a CDS encoding DUF7935 family protein: protein MEILRDLILVLIPALLVGAAVYFLLKMHLKSEADRRELEVKTERMKMISPVRLQAYERVVLLLERITPSQLIMRNIQQGMNARELQQALIGNIRQEYDHNLSQQLYISSNAWELVKNAREALISAINTASENLKEDATATDLAQLIFQDELNSEGSTLYKALEYLKKEARELF, encoded by the coding sequence ATGGAAATCCTGCGTGACCTGATTTTAGTCCTGATTCCTGCATTGCTTGTAGGTGCCGCCGTTTATTTTCTGCTAAAAATGCATCTGAAATCGGAAGCTGACCGGCGGGAGCTTGAGGTTAAGACTGAACGCATGAAAATGATCAGCCCGGTGCGATTACAGGCCTATGAAAGAGTCGTTCTGCTGCTTGAACGCATCACCCCTTCTCAACTTATTATGCGCAACATCCAACAGGGGATGAATGCAAGGGAACTGCAGCAGGCGTTGATTGGCAACATCCGGCAGGAGTATGACCACAACCTTTCGCAACAGCTCTATATCTCATCCAATGCATGGGAATTGGTTAAAAATGCGAGGGAGGCACTAATTTCCGCCATCAATACGGCTTCCGAAAATCTTAAGGAAGATGCGACTGCCACTGACCTTGCCCAGTTGATCTTTCAGGATGAACTGAACAGCGAAGGATCTACACTCTATAAGGCACTGGAATATCTTAAAAAAGAAGCCAGAGAGCTTTTCTGA
- a CDS encoding pyridoxal phosphate-dependent aminotransferase, whose translation MNILSERIHRLAESETLAMTRRSRELKEQGFDVINLSIGQPDFNTPDYIKEAAREALDQNFTFYPPVNGYLDLRKAICQKLKRDNNLDYTPDQVVVSTGAKQALANTMLSLVNPGDEVIVPAPYWVSYREIVKLAEGTSVVIKTGVETDFKVTPDQLEKAISPKTKVFIFSSPCNPTGSVYSREELSALAKVFEAHPGIFIISDEIYELINFKGRHESIAQFPELRDRVIIINGVSKGFAMTGWRLGYCVAAPEIAKACDKIQGQFTSGASSISQRAAIAAITTDPAKSEELRNMIDTFRNRRDLFLKLLNEIPGFRTNVPDGAFYIFPDVTWYYGKSNGNVKINNGTDLCNYLLDHAHVALVSGEAFGNPDCIRLSYATSNGELTEAARRIKETLALLH comes from the coding sequence ATGAATATACTATCCGAAAGAATTCACAGGCTGGCCGAATCCGAAACGCTGGCCATGACAAGAAGAAGCCGGGAGCTTAAAGAACAAGGGTTTGATGTCATCAACCTCAGCATCGGGCAACCCGATTTCAACACTCCCGATTACATTAAGGAAGCTGCACGGGAGGCGCTGGACCAGAATTTCACCTTTTACCCTCCGGTAAACGGCTACCTTGACCTCCGCAAGGCGATCTGCCAGAAGCTGAAGCGCGACAACAACCTGGACTACACTCCTGATCAGGTGGTTGTTTCAACCGGAGCCAAACAGGCATTGGCAAATACCATGCTCAGCCTGGTAAATCCGGGGGATGAAGTAATTGTTCCCGCACCGTATTGGGTTTCGTACCGCGAAATCGTGAAGCTTGCAGAAGGCACCTCTGTCGTCATCAAAACCGGTGTTGAAACTGATTTTAAGGTTACCCCGGATCAACTTGAAAAGGCGATAAGCCCGAAAACAAAAGTTTTTATATTCAGCAGCCCCTGCAACCCGACTGGTTCCGTTTATTCTCGTGAAGAGTTGTCAGCCCTGGCCAAAGTGTTTGAGGCTCATCCCGGCATTTTTATTATTTCTGATGAGATTTACGAGTTAATCAATTTTAAGGGCCGCCATGAATCCATTGCTCAGTTCCCCGAACTGAGAGACAGGGTAATCATTATCAATGGCGTATCAAAAGGCTTTGCCATGACGGGCTGGCGGTTGGGATATTGTGTGGCCGCTCCCGAAATCGCGAAAGCCTGTGACAAGATTCAGGGGCAATTTACTTCGGGTGCCAGCAGCATTTCACAGCGGGCAGCCATTGCAGCAATAACCACGGATCCGGCCAAATCGGAAGAGCTCAGGAATATGATCGATACCTTCAGAAACCGGCGCGACCTGTTCCTGAAACTACTCAACGAAATCCCCGGCTTCAGGACCAACGTGCCCGACGGCGCTTTTTATATCTTCCCGGATGTAACCTGGTATTACGGAAAGTCGAACGGCAACGTAAAAATCAATAATGGTACCGACCTGTGCAATTATTTACTGGATCATGCGCATGTTGCACTGGTATCCGGCGAAGCCTTCGGCAACCCTGACTGTATCAGGCTCTCCTATGCAACCTCCAACGGGGAGCTGACCGAGGCCGCCCGGCGCATTAAGGAAACCCTGGCCCTGTTGCATTAA